From Roseburia hominis, the proteins below share one genomic window:
- the larE gene encoding ATP-dependent sacrificial sulfur transferase LarE — MSGVQKETESREGAVAEEKLEELKQYFIKLGDVLVAYSSGVDSTFLLKVAHDVLGERAVAVTVQSCLFPGRESAEAEDFCKKEGIRQIICNADEMEIPGFSGNPKDRCYLCKKDLFEKIGQIAAAIRIEHIAEGSNVDDMGDYRPGLRAVAELGILSPLREVGLTKAEIRYLSRKLGLVTWEKPSFACLASRFVYGETITKEKLGMVEQAEQLLLDLGFRQMRVRIHGTMARIEVLPEEIERLASKEIREVVTARFREYGFTYIAMDLAGYRTGSMNEIL, encoded by the coding sequence ATGTCGGGAGTTCAGAAAGAGACCGAGAGCAGAGAGGGCGCTGTGGCAGAGGAGAAGCTGGAGGAGCTAAAACAATATTTCATAAAGCTGGGTGATGTTCTGGTCGCGTATTCCAGCGGTGTGGACTCTACTTTTTTGCTCAAAGTGGCGCATGATGTGCTCGGGGAACGGGCGGTGGCTGTTACAGTACAGTCCTGCCTGTTCCCGGGAAGAGAGTCTGCGGAGGCGGAAGACTTTTGCAAGAAGGAAGGAATCCGGCAGATTATTTGTAATGCCGATGAGATGGAAATTCCGGGGTTTTCCGGGAATCCTAAGGACCGATGTTATTTATGCAAAAAGGATTTATTTGAAAAAATCGGACAGATTGCAGCCGCTATTCGGATAGAGCATATTGCAGAAGGCTCTAACGTGGACGATATGGGAGATTACAGGCCGGGACTTCGGGCGGTGGCAGAACTGGGAATCTTAAGTCCGCTTAGGGAGGTAGGACTTACCAAAGCGGAGATCCGGTATCTGTCCAGAAAGCTGGGGCTTGTAACGTGGGAGAAGCCGTCGTTTGCGTGCCTTGCCTCACGTTTTGTATATGGGGAGACGATCACAAAAGAGAAGCTTGGTATGGTGGAGCAGGCGGAACAGTTGTTATTGGACTTGGGATTTCGCCAGATGCGGGTGCGGATTCACGGGACGATGGCGCGGATTGAGGTGCTGCCGGAGGAAATTGAACGGCTGGCGTCAAAAGAGATTCGTGAAGTCGTTACGGCAAGATTCAGGGAATATGGATTTACATATATAGCAATGGATTTAGCCGGCTATCGTACAGGAAGTATGAATGAGATCTTATAG
- the larB gene encoding nickel pincer cofactor biosynthesis protein LarB translates to MEAREILEQVKNGAITVEEAEAYFRRKPFEELGYAKLDTHREMRSGFPEVIFCSGKPDPFLVSIYQKMVDQTGQAFGTRASHHQYEIVKEVLPQVIYDETSRILKVERPGQKRQGKIAVCTAGTADIPVAEEAAQTAEYFGANVERIYDVGVSGIHRLFSRLDAIQSANCVVAVAGMEGALASVLGGLVSNPVIAVPTSVGYGASMHGLSALLTMINSCANGIAVVNIDNGYGAGYMATQINRLASGGKE, encoded by the coding sequence ATGGAAGCAAGAGAGATACTGGAGCAAGTGAAAAATGGAGCGATCACTGTGGAGGAGGCGGAGGCCTATTTCAGGCGGAAGCCATTTGAGGAACTGGGATACGCGAAACTGGATACACACCGGGAAATGCGCTCGGGCTTTCCGGAGGTTATATTTTGCAGTGGAAAACCGGATCCTTTTCTGGTATCTATTTATCAGAAAATGGTGGATCAGACCGGTCAGGCTTTTGGGACAAGGGCAAGCCATCACCAGTATGAGATCGTGAAAGAAGTGCTGCCGCAGGTCATCTATGATGAGACTTCCAGAATCTTGAAAGTGGAAAGGCCGGGGCAGAAACGGCAGGGGAAGATTGCGGTCTGTACTGCGGGAACGGCGGATATTCCGGTGGCCGAGGAGGCTGCTCAGACGGCAGAATATTTTGGCGCTAATGTGGAGCGGATTTATGATGTGGGTGTCAGCGGCATTCATCGGTTGTTTTCCCGGCTGGACGCGATTCAGTCTGCAAATTGTGTGGTGGCTGTTGCGGGAATGGAAGGAGCGCTTGCGAGCGTGCTGGGCGGTTTGGTAAGTAATCCGGTCATCGCGGTTCCGACTTCGGTGGGATACGGTGCGAGTATGCACGGACTTTCCGCACTTTTGACGATGATCAATTCCTGCGCAAATGGAATTGCCGTGGTAAATATCGATAACGGCTATGGGGCAGGGTACATGGCGACGCAGATTAATCGCCTTGCTTCTGGCGGGAAAGAGTAA
- a CDS encoding DNA glycosylase, which produces MIKIKSEHFNISQICASGQCFRMEMRENGRYSVIAGERYVEVKQCKEGAVFYFEEDLNKKECSKIWPGNICKEGEREPLEKETASWEMQEFCGFWRQYFDLETDYAAYMEMANPNDAYLMRAIAFGSGMRILRQDLWEMIVSFLISQQNNIVRIRRCIHNICEKYGEERRNFHGEVFYTFPKPEALAGLDENALMECNLGYRSKYVVRAARSVLSGEIDLEAVEGMPYKKAKAELLKLFGVGEKVADCICLFALHHLQAFPVDTHIQQALGAHYKRGFPHRRYGKFQGVIQQYIFYYELCGEKDGELKRVSRKIDEKQR; this is translated from the coding sequence ATGATTAAAATTAAGTCGGAACATTTTAATATTTCCCAAATCTGTGCATCAGGGCAATGTTTTCGTATGGAAATGCGGGAAAATGGAAGATATAGCGTGATTGCAGGGGAACGGTATGTGGAGGTCAAACAGTGTAAAGAAGGGGCAGTGTTTTATTTCGAGGAGGATTTAAACAAGAAAGAGTGTTCAAAGATATGGCCGGGAAATATCTGCAAAGAAGGGGAAAGGGAACCTCTGGAAAAGGAGACGGCTTCATGGGAAATGCAGGAATTCTGTGGATTTTGGAGGCAGTATTTCGATTTGGAGACAGATTATGCGGCATATATGGAGATGGCGAATCCAAATGATGCATATTTGATGCGGGCGATTGCATTTGGGAGCGGTATGCGGATCTTGCGGCAGGATCTTTGGGAGATGATCGTTTCCTTCTTGATTTCGCAGCAAAATAATATCGTCAGGATTCGCAGATGTATCCACAATATTTGTGAGAAATATGGGGAGGAACGAAGGAATTTCCACGGCGAAGTATTTTATACCTTTCCGAAGCCGGAGGCGCTTGCCGGACTGGACGAGAACGCCTTGATGGAATGTAATCTGGGGTATCGGAGCAAGTATGTGGTCCGCGCGGCCCGAAGTGTGCTAAGCGGGGAAATCGACCTTGAAGCAGTAGAAGGTATGCCGTATAAGAAAGCAAAGGCGGAGCTTTTGAAATTGTTTGGAGTGGGGGAAAAGGTGGCGGATTGCATTTGTCTTTTTGCACTGCATCATTTGCAGGCATTTCCGGTGGATACCCATATTCAGCAGGCACTTGGCGCGCATTATAAGCGAGGCTTTCCCCATAGGAGATATGGGAAGTTTCAAGGGGTGATTCAGCAGTATATTTTCTATTATGAATTATGTGGGGAAAAGGACGGGGAGTTAAAACGTGTTTCGCGGAAAATAGACGAAAAACAACGATAA
- the larC gene encoding nickel pincer cofactor biosynthesis protein LarC, with product MGKTLYLECSAGISGDMMAAALLDLGADQKVLDQALASIPAGGFSVEVGRVKKAGIDCCDFNVKLDAEHENHDHDMEYLHGKTYGHEAAHEHGDHGHHHELAEEHSHEHTNHGHHHHHEHRGMREVMEIIDACTMSESAKKLAVKIFQILARAEAKAHAVPVEDVHFHEVGAIDSIVDIVAVAVCVDNLGITDVIIPKLVEGCGTVRCQHGILPIPVPATANIVAEQGLKLQITEVKGEFVTPTGAAIAAALKTSDRLPEEFTIQKIGIGAGKRTYERPSILRAMLIESQEKKEDKAPETIWKLESNIDDCTGEALGYVMEQLFAAGARDVHYMPVYMKKNRPGWQLNVICSKEKIEALEQIIFRETTTIGIRRQEMARTVMRREIREVETSCGRAQVKFCSCGDIVRYYPEYESVASIAKAQRKPYAEVYREVMEAAADL from the coding sequence ATGGGAAAGACATTATATTTGGAATGCAGTGCCGGAATCAGCGGGGATATGATGGCGGCCGCACTTTTGGATCTGGGGGCAGATCAGAAAGTGCTGGATCAGGCTCTAGCAAGTATACCGGCGGGAGGATTTTCCGTGGAAGTCGGCCGGGTGAAAAAGGCGGGAATAGACTGCTGTGATTTTAATGTGAAGCTGGACGCAGAGCATGAGAATCATGATCATGATATGGAGTATCTGCACGGTAAGACGTATGGACATGAGGCGGCGCATGAGCATGGGGACCATGGGCATCACCATGAGTTAGCAGAAGAACATAGCCATGAGCATACGAATCATGGACACCATCATCATCACGAGCATCGAGGCATGCGTGAGGTAATGGAAATTATCGACGCATGTACGATGTCGGAGAGTGCGAAAAAACTGGCGGTGAAAATTTTCCAGATTCTTGCTCGTGCGGAAGCAAAGGCACACGCAGTTCCGGTAGAGGACGTACATTTTCATGAAGTGGGCGCCATTGATTCTATCGTGGATATCGTGGCGGTGGCAGTGTGCGTGGACAATCTGGGGATAACAGATGTCATTATCCCGAAATTAGTGGAAGGGTGCGGCACTGTGAGATGCCAGCACGGGATTCTGCCGATTCCGGTGCCGGCTACGGCAAATATTGTCGCAGAACAGGGCTTAAAACTGCAAATTACAGAAGTGAAGGGAGAATTTGTCACTCCGACCGGTGCGGCGATCGCGGCGGCACTTAAGACTTCTGACAGACTTCCGGAAGAATTTACGATACAGAAGATTGGAATTGGCGCAGGAAAGCGGACGTATGAACGCCCGAGTATTTTGCGTGCGATGCTGATCGAGAGTCAGGAAAAAAAGGAAGATAAAGCGCCGGAGACAATCTGGAAACTGGAAAGCAATATCGACGATTGTACCGGAGAAGCATTGGGATATGTCATGGAACAGCTTTTTGCTGCAGGAGCACGGGACGTGCATTATATGCCGGTCTATATGAAGAAGAATCGACCGGGCTGGCAGTTAAATGTAATTTGCAGCAAGGAGAAAATAGAAGCTTTGGAACAGATCATTTTCCGCGAGACTACCACGATCGGAATCCGCAGACAGGAGATGGCACGTACAGTGATGCGGCGTGAAATCCGGGAGGTGGAAACATCTTGCGGCAGGGCGCAAGTCAAGTTCTGCTCCTGCGGGGATATCGTAAGATATTATCCCGAATATGAAAGTGTGGCGTCCATTGCCAAAGCGCAGAGAAAACCGTATGCGGAAGTGTACCGCGAGGTGATGGAGGCCGCGGCAGATTTATAG
- a CDS encoding PD-(D/E)XK nuclease family transposase: MAGRLKEYFPMIRERRELLEEIGKRKDLEAVYESWTLEQKEEFLDFCTGARGAKMLYDSFFKEILNPESTPERLEDLVSEVFGRRVRILQVLPNDSVRLADEGSLLITDIIVEMEDGSVINLEIQKIGYKFPGQRCACYSADMLLRQYKRVKSRRKKKFSYKDIRGVYTIVLFERSTKEFQEYKDKYRHHFRQRSDTGLELPLLQEFYLIPLDIFQECYHNKGISSRLDAWLAFLCMDSPEVIEEIIEAYPEFRELYEHVYEICRNIEEVMTMFSKELLELDRNTVQYMIDEMQDEIDEQKGTIDKQKGTIDELKGTIDELKETIDALKQQIQELKQAK; this comes from the coding sequence ATGGCTGGAAGATTAAAAGAATATTTCCCTATGATCCGCGAGCGAAGGGAACTTTTGGAGGAAATTGGAAAAAGGAAGGATTTAGAAGCGGTATATGAGTCGTGGACTTTGGAACAGAAGGAAGAGTTTCTGGATTTTTGTACGGGAGCCCGGGGCGCGAAAATGTTGTATGACTCATTTTTTAAAGAAATCCTGAACCCGGAGAGTACGCCGGAACGGCTGGAGGATCTGGTATCGGAGGTGTTTGGGCGAAGGGTGCGCATTTTGCAGGTGCTGCCCAATGATTCGGTGAGGCTGGCGGATGAAGGGTCGCTTTTGATTACGGATATTATAGTAGAGATGGAAGATGGATCCGTGATAAATTTAGAGATTCAGAAGATAGGATATAAATTTCCGGGGCAGAGATGCGCGTGTTATTCGGCAGATATGCTGCTTCGGCAGTATAAGAGAGTGAAGAGCCGGAGAAAGAAAAAGTTTAGTTATAAGGATATTCGCGGTGTATACACGATTGTTTTGTTTGAGAGGAGCACGAAGGAATTTCAGGAATATAAAGACAAATACAGACATCATTTCAGGCAGAGATCGGATACGGGGCTTGAACTGCCGCTCCTGCAGGAATTTTACCTGATTCCGCTTGACATTTTTCAGGAATGTTATCACAATAAAGGTATAAGCAGCAGGTTGGACGCATGGCTGGCGTTCTTGTGCATGGACTCCCCGGAAGTGATAGAGGAAATCATTGAAGCTTATCCAGAGTTTCGGGAGTTGTATGAGCATGTGTACGAGATCTGCCGGAATATCGAAGAGGTGATGACGATGTTTTCGAAAGAATTGTTGGAACTGGACAGGAACACGGTGCAGTATATGATTGATGAGATGCAAGATGAGATAGATGAGCAGAAAGGGACGATAGATAAGCAGAAGGGGACGATAGATGAGTTGAAGGGAACAATAGATGAGTTGAAGGAAACGATTGATGCGCTAAAGCAACAGATTCAGGAATTAAAGCAGGCTAAGTAG
- a CDS encoding MerR family transcriptional regulator — MTISEVSRKYGITQDTLRYYERVGVIPPVHRMASGLRDYTEEDCGWVELVKCMRSAGLSVEVLTEYVKLSRKGDSTIPDRLKLLVEQRKQLAAQLEVIRESMERLDYKISRYEDAVKTGTLNWD, encoded by the coding sequence ATGACAATTTCGGAAGTGAGCAGGAAATATGGGATTACGCAGGATACATTGCGGTATTATGAGAGAGTCGGCGTGATTCCGCCGGTGCACCGGATGGCCAGTGGACTTCGGGATTATACGGAGGAAGACTGTGGCTGGGTGGAGCTTGTGAAATGCATGAGAAGCGCAGGGCTGTCAGTGGAGGTGTTGACAGAATATGTAAAACTGAGCAGAAAGGGGGATTCCACCATTCCTGACAGGCTGAAACTTTTGGTAGAGCAGAGAAAACAGCTTGCCGCGCAGTTGGAAGTGATCCGTGAATCTATGGAAAGACTGGATTATAAAATATCCCGTTATGAAGATGCAGTAAAAACAGGAACATTAAACTGGGATTAA
- a CDS encoding aldo/keto reductase: MIYKNFQELKLSALGLGTMRLPLIDGDDKQIDEAATAEMVEFALKQGINYFDTAWGYHDGNSEIVMGKTLKKYPRESFYLASKFPGYDLNNMPKVEEIFEKQLEKCQVEYFDFYLFHNVCEMNIDAYLDEKYGIFEYLMKQKENGRIRHLGFSAHGSYAVIKRFLEAYGEHLEFCQLQINYIDWEFQSAKEKVELLKEYQIPAWVMEPLRGGKLASLPEEEAGTLKGLRADEDIPAWAFRFLQSIPEVTMILSGMSNMQQLQDNIHTFETERPLSDEEMQKLLDMAYRLSHGVPCTACHYCTSHCPKGIDIPTMIKLYNEHTFTGGGFIAPMALKAVPEEKQPSACIGCRSCEAVCPQQIKVSEVMADFVKKLGTE; encoded by the coding sequence ATGATCTATAAGAATTTTCAGGAATTAAAGCTGTCCGCCCTGGGGCTGGGAACGATGCGTCTGCCGCTTATTGACGGAGATGACAAGCAGATCGATGAGGCGGCAACTGCGGAAATGGTGGAGTTTGCGCTCAAACAGGGAATCAATTATTTTGATACGGCGTGGGGATATCACGACGGCAATTCTGAGATCGTAATGGGAAAAACGTTGAAGAAATATCCAAGAGAGAGCTTTTATCTTGCGTCTAAATTCCCGGGATACGATTTAAATAATATGCCGAAGGTGGAAGAAATATTTGAAAAACAGCTTGAAAAATGTCAGGTGGAGTATTTTGATTTTTATCTGTTCCACAATGTCTGCGAAATGAATATTGATGCGTATTTAGATGAAAAATACGGTATTTTCGAATACCTGATGAAGCAGAAGGAAAATGGAAGAATCCGCCATCTCGGTTTTTCTGCACATGGAAGCTATGCTGTGATCAAACGTTTTCTGGAGGCGTATGGGGAGCATCTGGAATTCTGTCAGCTGCAGATCAATTATATTGACTGGGAATTCCAAAGCGCTAAGGAGAAGGTGGAATTACTCAAAGAATACCAGATTCCGGCATGGGTAATGGAGCCGCTTAGGGGTGGCAAGCTGGCCTCTCTTCCGGAGGAGGAGGCAGGGACGCTTAAGGGACTGCGCGCAGATGAGGACATTCCCGCCTGGGCATTTCGATTTTTACAGAGCATACCGGAGGTGACCATGATTCTTTCCGGTATGTCCAATATGCAGCAGCTTCAGGATAACATACATACGTTTGAGACAGAAAGACCGTTAAGTGATGAGGAAATGCAGAAACTTCTTGACATGGCATACCGCTTAAGTCACGGAGTACCCTGCACGGCCTGCCATTATTGCACCAGCCATTGCCCGAAGGGAATTGATATTCCGACGATGATTAAGCTATATAATGAACATACATTTACCGGAGGCGGATTTATTGCCCCGATGGCGCTTAAGGCAGTTCCGGAGGAAAAACAGCCGTCCGCATGTATTGGCTGCAGAAGCTGTGAGGCAGTCTGTCCACAGCAGATCAAAGTATCTGAGGTCATGGCGGATTTTGTAAAGAAATTAGGTACGGAATAA
- a CDS encoding SpaA isopeptide-forming pilin-related protein has product MESVQKLIEKMLHNKRQNRNRRYIITCIAAVVVFATVYGIMSPAFALTKQECVQEEHEHMDECYIGGGEEKKMSDTSAGDGEDGQNAEPVVGGDSDAMLPDDDSSDSDIVEDAEASANTPDAGAAEDDVMSDGTPDVGVAEDDVMSDGTSDVGVVEDGVTSRNASGVGVVEDDAIPRDVSDVGIVENAVTPNGTVIHVFDYWLTDRVSKNSGGDYGEGNQPDKGINKGHALQFTTDGAEGINKWTGKAGGPYKGIVENTLVNGYPKLTEEAAGKSGKNGAEAESLAYLFDPKIENPYKKTFRNVGGLLQIDKTGYYYYNSQSNFAEFDEESRQFVLYDTWGVEAGGSSPNGQFFPFNKFKESVNHKSNSKEINHYFGLTMTSRFVQRYGGHTDSSRKKTTVFDFAGDDDVWVFIDDVLVGDLGGIHDKVSLAIDFSTGDVQINGETSNTIRSAFQAAGKTIDEDEWAGNTFADNTYHTLKFYYLERGNMDSNMYLKYNLTAVPTTGIYKVDQYGDRIPGVGFSVYRADENWNYSEDDVPVYTGTTDANGEMMFVDEDNMPYTLKELRALLGDYCVLKETGILDGYRRTSREIRLQITDKVMLCRNTYDSGVWSTPTLRVAAPGILRLISGAEQPYYDESEIKGTLFAVVLKRRGNGALTAQSSWDPVSGNSTNGYNVNTVNQGDNFIAKAIETAKAQKNNKRNVEFAMAPSGAMELTLEDIPGDITEYYHMLDSSEKEKARYTVAYYWTNAKSLDGATSENTVRVNGEAEDHVFDRMFGAIVEIPNLSNRLIVQKFDEKMEKRINGAKFALYKADIGGGYIADNDEVIMSLEDGNYTIDEQTGVITCSDGKTVSPVEVLETEDSKIAEEDGTAVFGVKKVLSQGCYYLREIKAPVGYTINPTQIMARVTAEGIYANAGTEEDGVRVGCGPGHIAATLHKAASEGQVDNTLTWIYEKLRVSQGNAGFTAMDEETGQTWPYLKDANGKDLVTYLKYIVTDNQEKTLFNYAVNEKRYSEGTDLSRITRRIYTDTGWPYYEIYQDAEYGKGKAEAKGADYDELESKSIANLFSRSTYVQVSDSKVSNLEISKTVVNAPEGKDDSFTFTVGLTKADGEILAGSYLYQVYTVGQDGKRIAVTDTDGNPVTGVIQPDDQEKSTLTLKAGQTAVIENLPYDAKYTVTETAVKQYTTTAAVDGENLGTLDSLRVTGELIWKLSDDATTVENTTTVAFTNTYYPPFTVILKKTDAADLEKLLSGAKFVLYRTEKGEKQYYSEMGGTVTWKTLTGGQTEENFALMTDEKGEIIFENLSEGTYLLKEVKAPDGYNMLKEPFAFTISRNAVRIDASNSGITVGEDGKTLLVKNSAGAALPETGGVGTTVFYIVGGILMIGAGVLLVTRRRLEK; this is encoded by the coding sequence ATGGAATCCGTCCAGAAATTAATAGAAAAAATGTTACATAACAAGCGACAGAACAGGAATAGAAGATATATAATCACCTGCATTGCAGCAGTTGTTGTATTTGCGACGGTCTATGGAATAATGTCGCCAGCCTTCGCTCTAACAAAGCAAGAGTGCGTTCAGGAAGAACATGAACATATGGATGAGTGCTACATCGGTGGAGGAGAGGAGAAAAAGATGAGCGATACCTCTGCCGGCGATGGAGAAGATGGGCAGAATGCAGAGCCCGTGGTGGGCGGAGACTCTGACGCCATGCTGCCGGACGATGATTCGTCTGATAGTGATATAGTGGAGGATGCGGAAGCATCCGCCAACACGCCTGATGCCGGGGCGGCGGAAGATGATGTAATGTCCGATGGCACACCTGATGTTGGAGTAGCGGAAGATGACGTAATGTCAGATGGCACATCTGATGTTGGGGTAGTGGAAGATGGCGTAACCTCAAGGAATGCATCTGGTGTTGGGGTAGTGGAAGATGACGCAATACCAAGAGACGTATCTGATGTTGGAATCGTGGAGAATGCCGTAACGCCAAATGGCACGGTGATTCATGTGTTTGACTATTGGCTGACGGATAGGGTTTCTAAAAACTCAGGCGGGGATTATGGCGAGGGGAATCAACCGGATAAGGGGATTAACAAGGGGCATGCGTTGCAATTTACGACAGACGGTGCAGAGGGAATAAATAAATGGACGGGTAAGGCCGGAGGTCCGTACAAAGGAATTGTAGAGAACACGCTTGTTAACGGCTATCCAAAGCTCACAGAGGAGGCTGCGGGCAAATCGGGCAAGAACGGCGCGGAGGCAGAGTCTCTCGCATACCTGTTTGATCCGAAGATAGAGAATCCGTATAAGAAGACTTTCCGTAACGTGGGAGGTCTATTGCAGATTGATAAGACGGGATACTATTACTACAACAGTCAGAGTAATTTTGCTGAGTTTGATGAAGAGAGCAGGCAATTTGTGTTGTATGACACATGGGGAGTAGAAGCCGGTGGAAGCAGTCCGAACGGACAGTTTTTCCCGTTTAATAAGTTCAAGGAGTCGGTAAATCATAAGTCTAATAGTAAGGAAATCAACCACTATTTTGGCCTGACCATGACGTCCCGCTTCGTGCAGCGGTATGGAGGGCATACGGATTCATCCCGGAAGAAGACCACCGTCTTTGATTTCGCGGGCGATGATGATGTATGGGTTTTCATCGACGATGTGTTGGTTGGCGATCTCGGTGGCATCCATGACAAAGTAAGCCTTGCCATAGATTTTTCAACAGGCGATGTGCAGATTAATGGAGAAACATCTAACACAATACGATCAGCGTTTCAAGCGGCAGGGAAAACAATCGATGAGGATGAGTGGGCCGGAAATACATTCGCCGATAATACGTACCATACTTTGAAGTTTTATTATCTTGAGCGCGGTAACATGGATTCCAATATGTATTTGAAATATAATCTGACTGCGGTTCCCACTACGGGAATTTATAAGGTGGATCAGTACGGCGATCGGATACCTGGCGTTGGATTCTCGGTGTATAGAGCTGATGAAAACTGGAATTACAGCGAAGATGATGTACCCGTATACACGGGCACCACTGATGCAAATGGCGAGATGATGTTTGTCGACGAAGACAATATGCCGTATACATTAAAGGAACTGAGAGCCCTATTGGGAGATTACTGTGTTTTAAAGGAGACTGGGATTTTAGATGGATACCGACGGACCAGCAGGGAAATCCGGCTGCAGATTACGGATAAGGTGATGTTGTGCAGAAATACCTATGATTCCGGCGTGTGGTCAACGCCGACACTTCGGGTTGCGGCACCGGGCATACTGCGTCTGATAAGTGGAGCAGAACAGCCATATTACGACGAGAGCGAAATAAAGGGCACGTTATTTGCCGTCGTGCTCAAGCGAAGGGGAAACGGAGCATTAACCGCACAAAGTAGTTGGGATCCGGTTTCGGGCAACAGCACGAATGGTTATAACGTGAACACAGTAAACCAAGGAGACAACTTTATTGCGAAGGCAATTGAAACAGCGAAGGCACAGAAAAATAATAAGAGAAACGTTGAATTTGCCATGGCGCCCAGTGGGGCAATGGAGCTGACGTTAGAGGATATTCCGGGTGATATCACAGAATATTATCATATGCTTGATTCAAGTGAAAAAGAGAAAGCGAGGTATACGGTTGCATATTACTGGACAAATGCAAAAAGCCTTGATGGGGCTACCAGTGAGAATACGGTTCGTGTCAATGGAGAAGCAGAGGATCATGTATTTGACCGCATGTTTGGCGCAATTGTTGAGATACCGAACCTGTCCAATCGTCTGATTGTTCAGAAATTTGACGAGAAGATGGAAAAACGCATAAATGGTGCAAAATTTGCATTGTATAAAGCGGATATAGGCGGGGGCTATATTGCTGACAATGATGAAGTTATTATGTCCCTGGAAGATGGGAATTATACGATTGATGAGCAGACCGGTGTGATCACATGTAGTGACGGCAAGACAGTTTCTCCGGTTGAGGTTCTGGAAACGGAAGACAGTAAAATCGCGGAGGAAGATGGAACAGCCGTTTTCGGGGTAAAGAAGGTATTGTCGCAGGGGTGCTATTACTTGCGGGAGATTAAGGCTCCGGTGGGCTATACGATTAATCCAACGCAGATTATGGCTCGGGTGACGGCAGAAGGCATTTACGCAAATGCAGGTACAGAAGAAGATGGTGTGAGAGTTGGTTGTGGTCCGGGGCATATTGCGGCTACGCTACATAAGGCGGCTTCGGAGGGTCAGGTAGACAATACATTGACGTGGATTTATGAGAAGCTGCGAGTATCTCAGGGGAATGCGGGCTTTACGGCAATGGACGAGGAGACTGGCCAGACGTGGCCGTACCTCAAGGATGCGAATGGAAAGGATCTGGTTACGTACCTGAAATATATCGTCACAGATAATCAGGAGAAGACGCTGTTCAATTACGCGGTGAATGAAAAGAGGTATTCAGAAGGCACGGATCTCTCCAGGATTACCAGACGTATCTACACAGATACCGGTTGGCCGTACTATGAGATATATCAGGATGCAGAGTACGGTAAAGGAAAGGCGGAGGCAAAGGGGGCCGATTATGATGAACTGGAGAGCAAAAGTATTGCAAATCTGTTTTCACGCTCAACGTACGTTCAGGTATCCGACAGTAAGGTTAGCAATTTAGAAATCAGTAAGACGGTTGTCAATGCTCCGGAGGGAAAGGATGACAGTTTTACATTTACGGTCGGCCTGACGAAGGCGGATGGTGAGATTTTGGCCGGCTCTTATCTTTATCAGGTCTACACAGTCGGTCAGGATGGGAAACGAATTGCAGTGACCGACACGGATGGAAATCCAGTCACGGGTGTCATCCAGCCTGATGATCAGGAGAAGAGCACGCTCACGCTGAAGGCTGGACAGACTGCAGTGATAGAAAACCTGCCGTATGATGCGAAGTATACGGTCACGGAAACGGCAGTGAAGCAGTATACTACGACTGCAGCAGTGGATGGAGAGAATCTCGGAACTTTGGATTCTCTCCGGGTGACCGGTGAATTAATCTGGAAACTGTCGGATGATGCCACAACGGTAGAAAATACCACGACCGTGGCGTTTACAAATACATATTACCCGCCGTTTACTGTGATACTGAAAAAAACGGATGCGGCGGATTTAGAGAAGCTTCTTTCCGGCGCAAAGTTTGTACTTTATCGTACGGAGAAGGGGGAGAAGCAGTACTACAGCGAGATGGGTGGTACAGTGACGTGGAAAACGCTGACAGGTGGTCAGACAGAAGAAAACTTTGCACTGATGACGGATGAAAAAGGTGAAATCATATTTGAGAATCTATCTGAGGGAACATATTTGTTAAAGGAAGTGAAGGCACCGGATGGTTATAATATGTTGAAGGAGCCTTTTGCATTCACCATATCCCGGAATGCAGTCCGAATCGATGCTTCCAACAGCGGCATTACGGTGGGAGAAGACGGAAAAACGCTCCTTGTCAAAAACAGTGCAGGGGCTGCGCTGCCGGAAACGGGCGGTGTTGGTACCACAGTGTTTTACATTGTCGGGGGCATCCTGATGATTGGTGCAGGAGTCCTGCTGGTAACGAGACGTCGGTTGGAAAAATAG